In a single window of the Nodularia spumigena CCY9414 genome:
- a CDS encoding radical SAM/SPASM domain-containing protein, which translates to MENLIMLQRSHYNYFVKRQEGVIGYNARKGVFALLSPHIAELLQGNEPITEVRNEQEFVTMGFLHYGDEVEQIISKFENARRKKNILNFTILPTLACNFSCDYCFQGDHQHGQFMSPETQSATIRYIQSLIVEENRVFDCKWFGGEPLLAKETVLNMSRQLNNLADAVAVHPPGMQIITNGILLNSNAARELSEVGINSAQISFDSLVFKSSKKRGVMDATGEPSIILKNIIAAREHLTVLIRINVSSENLHEVPQMIEFLSKHGISNVYAERIHANESEFGSTNSPDCTSGACGACDSKETVDAQFSSSLSRSDYASFEKEHFLNRLLDRPETLKDLVKKLVPKTHVCGATLGNMHVIDPAGYVSRCWHSAGSPSEAMGNIHEMNHSIDSSDIAQRWQEFSPFAYPACKNCNVLPLCMGGCSHPRVFMDATEPPCDSIKQQIQFCVDQVGEVIQVPTEKQELVSR; encoded by the coding sequence ATGGAGAATTTAATAATGTTGCAACGTTCTCATTACAATTACTTTGTTAAACGTCAAGAGGGGGTAATTGGTTACAATGCCCGAAAAGGCGTTTTTGCTTTGCTTTCACCACATATTGCTGAACTTTTGCAGGGCAATGAGCCAATTACAGAAGTACGTAATGAGCAGGAGTTTGTAACCATGGGATTTCTCCATTATGGAGATGAAGTTGAGCAAATTATCTCTAAGTTTGAGAATGCTAGACGCAAAAAAAATATCCTCAACTTTACAATCTTACCGACACTTGCGTGCAACTTTTCTTGTGATTACTGCTTTCAGGGAGACCACCAGCATGGGCAGTTTATGTCACCTGAAACTCAATCAGCAACCATTCGTTATATTCAATCTCTCATAGTAGAAGAGAACAGAGTATTTGATTGTAAGTGGTTCGGGGGAGAACCTCTACTAGCCAAGGAAACTGTGCTTAATATGTCTCGTCAGCTTAATAATTTAGCTGATGCAGTGGCAGTACATCCTCCGGGTATGCAGATTATTACAAATGGGATATTACTCAACTCTAATGCGGCTAGAGAGCTTTCCGAAGTAGGTATTAATTCTGCCCAGATATCATTCGATTCCCTTGTTTTTAAGAGCAGTAAAAAGCGAGGGGTAATGGATGCCACTGGAGAACCCTCTATAATTTTGAAAAACATTATAGCTGCTCGTGAGCATTTAACGGTACTTATACGCATTAACGTCTCATCTGAAAATTTACACGAAGTACCCCAGATGATCGAATTTCTCAGCAAGCATGGGATTAGTAATGTTTATGCTGAGAGAATCCATGCTAATGAAAGTGAGTTTGGCTCGACTAATAGCCCTGATTGCACATCAGGTGCTTGTGGAGCGTGTGACTCCAAAGAAACGGTAGATGCTCAGTTTTCTAGTAGTTTAAGTCGTTCAGACTATGCAAGTTTTGAGAAAGAACATTTCTTGAATCGTCTCTTGGATCGTCCAGAAACTTTAAAGGATCTTGTAAAGAAGCTTGTACCCAAAACTCATGTTTGCGGCGCTACACTTGGCAATATGCACGTTATCGATCCAGCAGGATATGTGAGTCGTTGTTGGCATAGTGCTGGTTCGCCATCCGAAGCTATGGGAAATATTCATGAGATGAATCATTCCATAGATAGTTCAGATATAGCCCAACGTTGGCAAGAATTTTCTCCTTTTGCCTATCCAGCTTGTAAAAATTGTAATGTTTTGCCGCTATGTATGGGTGGATGCTCTCACCCGCGAGTTTTTATGGATGCGACTGAACCTCCATGCGATTCTATCAAGCAACAAATTCAATTCTGTGTTGACCAAGTAGGAGAAGTTATTCAAGTCCCTACAGAAAAACAAGAGCTTGTATCAAGATAA
- a CDS encoding C39 family peptidase: MYQDKNRQGDLSTMGIKDEQIKQITFFQQEKFNFCGPACSQMFLSHFEITNTQQDTAYEEIQKLNTENNPVAFYSSPEGLSDYLDKIIPDNVLGDIDVFSSDTLQENLDRIYNTIRFAQIPCISLVNKGAHWTVIDGIRFNEGEDGKIEITAVHYLDPSDKSPSEGYKFMAALQQQFFLPNTYGNKWKNKLVVLSKKTDEKFKPIQTEAKTLTIQGGGTGTPIDIALANLDIYGFNDIQKIPDIGGGAPVTEPIFITGLDGASNFTIVPLDAKATKEFQDFIYVAVEEGTNNLLEIASFSKVLQIDNDQEMETKLQENFPGASFEIIPGYFWKQCFELRSRLSVARQFRLENKEMFLLPNGNVTDLLTESLVGGG, translated from the coding sequence TTGTATCAAGATAAAAATAGGCAAGGAGATTTATCAACCATGGGTATTAAAGACGAACAAATAAAGCAAATTACATTTTTTCAACAAGAAAAGTTTAACTTCTGTGGTCCAGCTTGTAGCCAAATGTTTCTTTCTCACTTTGAGATAACGAATACTCAACAAGATACAGCGTATGAAGAAATACAGAAACTAAATACTGAAAATAATCCTGTAGCATTTTACTCCAGCCCTGAAGGTCTCAGTGATTATTTAGATAAAATCATCCCAGATAATGTATTGGGTGACATAGATGTTTTTTCTTCAGATACATTGCAAGAAAATTTAGATAGAATTTATAATACAATTCGTTTTGCCCAAATACCTTGTATTAGTCTCGTTAATAAAGGCGCTCACTGGACTGTGATCGATGGAATTCGATTTAATGAAGGAGAAGATGGAAAAATAGAAATTACAGCAGTTCATTATTTAGATCCTTCTGATAAATCTCCTAGTGAAGGATATAAATTTATGGCTGCCCTTCAACAACAATTTTTCTTGCCAAATACATATGGAAACAAATGGAAAAACAAATTAGTTGTTTTATCTAAGAAAACAGACGAAAAATTTAAACCAATCCAAACCGAAGCTAAAACATTAACTATTCAAGGCGGTGGGACTGGAACCCCGATAGATATAGCTTTAGCCAACCTAGATATTTATGGTTTTAATGATATACAAAAAATTCCTGACATAGGCGGTGGTGCGCCCGTCACCGAGCCTATATTTATTACAGGCTTAGATGGAGCTTCAAACTTTACGATTGTTCCTCTTGATGCTAAAGCAACAAAAGAATTTCAAGATTTTATTTATGTTGCGGTTGAAGAGGGAACAAATAATTTACTAGAAATAGCAAGCTTCTCCAAGGTATTACAAATTGATAATGACCAAGAAATGGAAACAAAATTACAAGAAAATTTCCCAGGAGCATCATTTGAAATCATACCCGGATATTTTTGGAAACAGTGTTTTGAATTAAGAAGTCGTTTAAGTGTCGCACGCCAATTCAGATTGGAAAACAAAGAGATGTTTTTGCTTCCCAATGGAAATGTCACCGATCTCTTAACTGAATCTCTTGTTGGAGGAGGATAG